A stretch of the Aegilops tauschii subsp. strangulata cultivar AL8/78 chromosome 4, Aet v6.0, whole genome shotgun sequence genome encodes the following:
- the LOC109776017 gene encoding uncharacterized protein: MQRLSQVALRRLLPPPSAAAAARGAAPVAAEACSGRGIPILRRAGGAEVAAGGWSGGSGTRLCRRLCTYNERDDRALEEEVEKKFGWILKIFFIGTAGLVGWQFFPYMGDNLLQQSITLLHVKDPLFKRMGASRLARFAVDDERRMKVVEMGGAQEILNVLEGAKDDKTRKEALKALVALAKSDKAAGFLDKAGAYAIVSSTPNSPEYAEIEACKTSLLKTFDQLKS; the protein is encoded by the exons ATGCAGAGGCTCTCGCAGGTCGCGCTCCGCCGCCTgctgccgccgccgtccgccgcggcAGCCGCTCGCGGGGCAGCGCCGGTGGCCGCGGAGGCATGTTCCGGCAGAGGAATCCCTATCCTACGCCGCGCCGGTGGCGCCGAG GTCGCGGCGGGCGGTTGGAGTGGCGGATCTGGGACCCGCTTGTGCCGCAGGCTCTGCACCTACAACGAGAGAG ATGACAGGGCACTTGAGGAGGAAGTTGAGAAGAAATTTGGATGGATATTAAAGATATTCTTCATAGGGACTGCTGGCCTTGTTGGTTGGCAATTCTTTCCCTACATGG GGGATAACCTACTACAGCAATCCATTACGCTTTTACATGTCAAAGATCCCTTGTTCAAGCGGATGGGGGCCTCCCGATTAGCTCGTTTTGCCGTTGATG ATGAAAGGAGAATGAAGGTGGTAGAGATGGGGGGAGCTCAAGAAATTCTGAATGTGTTAGAAGGCGCTAAAGATGATAAAACACGCAAAGAAGCTCTGAAAGCTCTTGTGGCACTTGCAAAGTCGG ATAAAGCTGCGGGGTTTTTGGACAAGGCAGGTGCCTACGCCATCGTCTCCTCCACTCCTAATTCCCCTGAATATGCCGAGATCGAGGCCTGCAAGACTAGCCTTCTCAAGACGTTTGATCAACTGAAGTCGTGA